Proteins encoded within one genomic window of Zestosphaera sp.:
- the truD gene encoding tRNA pseudouridine(13) synthase TruD, whose amino-acid sequence MSLAFSEHWLDKVVGILLYSRPELRLGENVRFFKSGDFFKVYEIDAEGVQAVPPNPSSSDGEPFTCRGGEVLRYVLCKEGFSTPEAVGHISALMEAEVAYAGIKDSEGLTCQFITVKCRPGARREAYYELLEGRIKLFLHGRADVMLGRGDLGGNRFEVTLLGVNAGDIAKLERLRNKGSDMSFLNYYGHQRFGTRRPVTHLVGRALLGGDVGEAVELILGKPYQSESPRVVEARRAYERGDFKESLKLFPRSFRVERLLLGELLKGRRAEEALKRVDEWLLRMYVEAYQSYLFNTSLSKLATDFGGVDELASACDTLPIPRPGLRVLDRCSQEFIAAVERELEMIDDTSAYTKYLNKGNREATFTPQNLTMAVNEDVVTLSFTLKPSTYGTILIRELITTHRLLH is encoded by the coding sequence ATGAGCCTCGCGTTCTCAGAGCACTGGCTCGACAAAGTTGTGGGCATTCTCCTCTACAGCAGGCCGGAGTTAAGGCTCGGCGAGAACGTAAGGTTCTTCAAGAGTGGGGACTTCTTCAAGGTCTACGAGATCGACGCTGAGGGCGTCCAGGCAGTACCGCCTAACCCTTCCTCAAGCGATGGAGAGCCCTTCACCTGCAGAGGGGGTGAGGTACTTCGGTATGTCCTCTGTAAGGAGGGGTTCTCAACACCTGAGGCCGTCGGGCACATATCTGCGCTCATGGAGGCTGAAGTAGCATATGCTGGTATTAAGGACTCTGAGGGACTCACGTGCCAGTTCATAACGGTTAAGTGCAGGCCTGGAGCGAGGCGTGAGGCCTACTACGAGCTACTTGAAGGCAGGATTAAGCTGTTTCTTCACGGCCGCGCCGACGTCATGCTTGGGAGGGGCGATCTAGGCGGCAATCGCTTTGAAGTAACTCTGCTCGGGGTCAACGCGGGCGACATCGCAAAGTTGGAACGGCTGAGGAACAAAGGAAGTGATATGAGTTTCCTTAATTACTACGGGCACCAGAGGTTCGGCACTAGAAGGCCTGTAACCCACCTTGTAGGTCGGGCCCTGCTGGGAGGGGATGTTGGAGAGGCTGTTGAGCTAATACTTGGCAAGCCCTACCAGAGCGAATCGCCGAGAGTGGTTGAGGCTAGGAGGGCTTATGAGAGGGGGGACTTCAAGGAATCGCTGAAGCTCTTCCCAAGAAGTTTTAGGGTTGAGAGGCTCTTGCTGGGGGAGCTACTCAAGGGAAGGAGGGCTGAAGAAGCCTTAAAAAGAGTTGACGAATGGCTTCTCAGGATGTACGTAGAGGCCTACCAGTCCTACCTCTTCAATACATCCTTAAGCAAGTTAGCAACGGACTTTGGAGGGGTTGACGAGCTAGCGAGCGCGTGTGATACGCTTCCAATACCCAGACCCGGCTTGAGGGTGCTGGACAGGTGTTCCCAGGAATTCATCGCGGCCGTTGAAAGGGAGTTGGAGATGATCGATGATACAAGTGCGTACACTAAGTACCTAAACAAAGGCAACCGTGAAGCGACGTTCACACCGCAGAACCTCACGATGGCGGTGAATGAGGACGTAGTGACGTTAAGCTTCACCCTGAAGCCATCAACATACGGGACTATACTCATACGCGAGTTGATTACCACACATCGCCTCCTGCATTAG
- a CDS encoding YbjQ family protein, which translates to MSEAHFLVTTLETLPGYRIKKVLGIVSGSTVRARNVGRDIVAALRNLAGGEIVEYTELLASSRNEALSRMIEKAKAMGANAVLGVRFATSSIMSGAAEMVAYGTAVLVEPE; encoded by the coding sequence GTGTCCGAGGCTCATTTTCTGGTTACTACGCTCGAGACGTTGCCCGGCTATAGGATCAAGAAGGTTTTAGGTATAGTTAGCGGCAGCACCGTCAGGGCTAGGAACGTAGGTAGGGATATAGTGGCTGCATTAAGGAACCTGGCCGGCGGAGAGATAGTGGAGTATACGGAACTTCTAGCGTCCTCCAGAAATGAAGCACTCTCCAGAATGATTGAGAAAGCTAAAGCTATGGGTGCGAACGCTGTTCTAGGAGTTAGGTTTGCAACGTCTTCCATAATGAGTGGAGCGGCGGAGATGGTTGCCTACGGGACTGCCGTCTTGGTGGAGCCTGAGTAA
- a CDS encoding M20/M25/M40 family metallo-hydrolase: MRRLLEELMLELLRTYSPTGSEEAAVRRYISFVNGLHIVDAHADHAGNAIIDHGNGGRWVLLAGHIDTVAGELPVDYEGGVFRGRGAVDAKGPLVAITVGALEALKHVDDRCRVTVVALVGEEGRSPGARALMSVLNSGGAKPTAVVVGEPSGCDGVVIGYRGTIKLKLKCLGSGGHSSNPSEGVSAIEELMRLWLDLKSLLGSIPNLSLSMNYIKGGMPFSVIPRECDALVDIRVPVGLGLDAVKGKLVELLSNGYERCVYSIDDETPPVKVSVNAPIVRSLVRAIIRNNLKPTPVLKLGTSDMNLLAGLTSNIVSYGPGRSELSHTDREEISIEELELGARIYRDTITDYCSNP; this comes from the coding sequence ATGAGGAGGTTGCTAGAAGAGTTAATGCTTGAGTTGCTCAGGACCTACAGCCCTACCGGCAGTGAGGAGGCGGCTGTCAGGAGGTATATAAGCTTCGTGAATGGCCTACACATCGTTGACGCGCACGCCGACCACGCAGGCAACGCAATCATAGACCATGGCAACGGGGGTAGGTGGGTATTACTCGCTGGGCACATAGACACAGTTGCAGGCGAGCTGCCAGTAGATTATGAGGGTGGAGTCTTCAGAGGCAGGGGTGCGGTGGACGCTAAAGGCCCGTTGGTGGCGATCACTGTGGGAGCGTTAGAGGCTCTCAAGCACGTGGACGATAGATGCAGAGTTACTGTAGTAGCGCTAGTGGGTGAGGAGGGCAGGAGCCCGGGTGCCAGGGCATTAATGAGTGTCCTGAATTCCGGCGGAGCTAAGCCAACGGCAGTGGTGGTCGGCGAACCGTCAGGGTGTGACGGAGTAGTCATTGGTTATAGAGGTACCATCAAACTAAAGCTTAAGTGCTTGGGTAGTGGTGGTCACTCATCGAATCCTAGCGAGGGGGTCTCGGCAATTGAGGAGTTAATGAGACTGTGGTTAGACCTCAAATCGCTACTTGGCTCAATCCCGAACTTAAGTCTCAGCATGAACTACATCAAGGGCGGTATGCCCTTCAGCGTCATACCGAGGGAGTGCGACGCCCTAGTAGATATAAGGGTTCCAGTGGGGTTAGGGTTGGATGCCGTCAAGGGTAAGTTAGTGGAGCTCCTCTCCAACGGGTATGAGAGGTGCGTCTACAGTATAGATGATGAAACACCACCCGTCAAGGTGAGCGTCAACGCGCCAATAGTCAGATCCTTGGTGAGGGCCATCATAAGAAACAACCTGAAACCAACGCCTGTCCTCAAGCTCGGCACCAGCGACATGAATCTGCTGGCAGGACTAACCAGCAATATAGTTAGCTACGGGCCTGGAAGGTCGGAGCTTTCCCACACAGACCGTGAGGAAATAAGCATCGAGGAGTTGGAACTAGGCGCCAGAATCTACCGGGACACGATAACCGACTACTGCAGTAACCCGTAG
- a CDS encoding aspartate aminotransferase family protein — protein MLKQLNLYTSRGLRIVRGEGQYVWDVDGVRYLDCHTGHGVAFLGHRNPKIVRAVNEQLGKVMTLPATFDNELRDEALVALGRIVPKHYTYAFFLNSGSEAVDFALKVARKVRRKVKFVSFINSFHGRTFGALSLTWNPRYREPFKPLLDVEFARFNDVGALEKTVTEDIAAVVVEPVQGEGGINPATREFMKVLREVTESRGALLIVDEIQTGCGRTGYTWASDMYGVYGDVMLIGKAIGGGVPVSIALLREDVGPQLGEGDHGTTFGGNPIALAAVKAAAEVLMEEDVAGKACTVGSKLLSELGKVCSDSRVVRDVRGVGLMVGVELRFDPKFVIQCLQREGVIALKAGNTVVRLLPPYLINDEDVSAIASAMDRCLDEEVARRVNA, from the coding sequence ATGCTCAAGCAGCTCAACCTCTACACGTCCAGGGGATTAAGGATCGTCAGAGGTGAGGGTCAGTACGTGTGGGACGTTGACGGCGTCAGGTATCTGGACTGTCATACAGGTCATGGGGTGGCGTTCCTAGGTCACAGGAATCCGAAGATAGTTCGCGCGGTTAATGAGCAACTGGGTAAGGTAATGACCCTACCTGCAACGTTTGACAATGAACTCAGAGATGAGGCATTAGTCGCTCTCGGGAGGATAGTGCCTAAGCATTACACCTATGCGTTCTTTCTGAATTCCGGCTCTGAGGCCGTTGACTTCGCCCTGAAGGTCGCTAGAAAGGTTAGGAGGAAGGTTAAGTTCGTGTCGTTCATTAACTCATTTCATGGACGCACGTTTGGCGCGCTGTCACTCACGTGGAATCCTAGGTATAGGGAACCCTTCAAGCCCCTCCTCGACGTAGAGTTTGCCAGGTTCAACGATGTGGGCGCGTTGGAGAAGACCGTGACCGAGGACATCGCTGCGGTGGTGGTTGAGCCAGTACAGGGCGAGGGTGGGATTAACCCGGCGACGCGGGAGTTCATGAAGGTACTTAGGGAAGTCACCGAGAGCAGGGGGGCTCTCCTGATAGTTGACGAGATTCAGACAGGTTGTGGCAGGACTGGATACACGTGGGCCTCAGACATGTACGGAGTCTATGGGGACGTGATGTTGATTGGTAAGGCGATAGGTGGTGGAGTACCTGTGTCAATAGCATTGCTCAGGGAAGACGTAGGCCCTCAGTTAGGTGAGGGTGATCACGGAACCACCTTCGGCGGTAACCCCATAGCGCTAGCCGCGGTTAAGGCCGCCGCTGAAGTGCTGATGGAGGAAGACGTGGCTGGCAAAGCATGCACTGTAGGTAGTAAGTTACTCAGCGAGTTGGGCAAGGTGTGCAGCGACTCCCGAGTGGTCAGGGATGTCAGAGGTGTCGGACTGATGGTCGGGGTGGAGCTGAGGTTCGATCCCAAATTCGTCATCCAGTGTCTACAGAGGGAAGGAGTGATAGCGCTGAAGGCAGGGAACACCGTGGTTAGGCTCCTGCCTCCATACCTCATTAACGACGAGGACGTCTCGGCAATAGCCTCAGCCATGGACAGGTGTCTAGATGAGGAGGTTGCTAGAAGAGTTAATGCTTGA
- the lysX gene encoding lysine biosynthesis protein LysX, producing MGGVRLLLLYDILRWEEKSFIDTARKLGVDIIPLHVPTVFGKVGDKSLTGVGEVDVALQRSVSFYNSLESTILMESYGINVMNKSYTIMTCQDKLWTTSLLVRNGVPTPDTYVTFNHDTVYRIVGNGLRYPFVVKPIHGSWGKLLALVDDEEDLRTVVEHRSFMHNPMYSVYYVQELVRKPGRDIRVFTVGEEVPVAIYRYSDHWITNTARGGKAVPAQIDPELEDLALRAAKAVGGDFLGIDVFEHPEKGYVVDEVNAVTEFRNTVAVTGYDLTRKVLEHLISVARE from the coding sequence TTGGGGGGAGTAAGACTACTACTCCTCTACGATATCCTTAGATGGGAGGAAAAGTCTTTCATAGACACAGCTAGGAAGCTCGGTGTAGATATCATACCGCTCCACGTCCCAACAGTCTTCGGTAAGGTAGGCGACAAGTCTCTGACGGGTGTAGGTGAGGTTGATGTGGCGCTTCAGAGATCCGTCAGCTTCTACAACTCACTGGAGTCCACGATATTGATGGAATCTTACGGCATTAACGTCATGAATAAATCATACACGATCATGACATGTCAAGACAAACTCTGGACCACATCACTCCTCGTTAGGAACGGGGTTCCGACACCTGACACGTATGTTACATTCAACCACGATACCGTGTATAGGATCGTCGGGAACGGGCTACGGTACCCCTTCGTGGTTAAGCCCATACACGGTAGTTGGGGTAAGTTGCTCGCACTAGTGGATGATGAGGAGGATCTAAGGACCGTGGTCGAGCACAGGTCCTTCATGCATAACCCTATGTACAGCGTCTATTACGTGCAGGAGTTAGTGAGGAAACCCGGCAGAGATATTAGAGTGTTCACCGTGGGAGAGGAGGTTCCTGTAGCGATATACAGGTACAGCGACCATTGGATAACGAACACAGCCAGGGGTGGTAAGGCGGTGCCTGCCCAGATAGATCCCGAGCTCGAGGATCTGGCGCTGAGGGCTGCCAAGGCGGTTGGGGGGGACTTCCTTGGGATCGACGTATTCGAGCACCCTGAGAAGGGCTACGTGGTGGATGAGGTGAACGCCGTCACGGAGTTCAGAAACACCGTCGCCGTCACAGGTTATGACCTCACGCGTAAGGTTCTGGAACACCTAATCAGTGTGGCGAGGGAGTAG
- the lysW/argW gene encoding alpha-aminoadipate/glutamate carrier protein LysW/ArgW gives MKTQVGVQAMMAKCPVCGGEVNVPDDALPGELVEHECGITLEVVVDGDLVGLKPLEGVREDWGE, from the coding sequence ATGAAGACTCAAGTCGGTGTGCAAGCAATGATGGCTAAGTGTCCTGTCTGCGGTGGTGAAGTGAACGTGCCTGACGACGCCCTCCCCGGCGAGTTAGTTGAGCATGAGTGCGGCATTACACTGGAGGTAGTTGTGGATGGTGATTTGGTGGGGTTAAAACCTTTGGAGGGTGTTAGAGAGGATTGGGGGGAGTAA
- the argC gene encoding N-acetyl-gamma-glutamyl-phosphate reductase, with product MSVRVGVVGASGYTGGELLRLLATHPEVEVTYVTSREYAGKPVHYAHFNLRGYYRGLRFSEFKVDDVVSRCDAVFLSLPHGVSVSYVPELVEAGLKVVDLSADFRLKEPELYEMWYGFRHPYPDLLKRAVYGLPELHRDELRNADLVASPGCNATAVILSLMPIARAGVGDLSRVVADVKVGSSEGGSRSSPSSHHPEREGAVRPYDAEGHRHVAEVEQEIARLAGCGVGISLVPHSVSSVRGVLTSTHVWLGKDIDDVEIMKLYMQAFSKEPFVRFIRTVPPGYPDPKYVVGSNYVDLSYAVERRLGRLTSFAALDNLVKGAAGQAIQAFNVVMGFDETLGLRHPPLKP from the coding sequence TTGTCAGTCAGGGTTGGCGTGGTCGGCGCCTCTGGGTATACCGGCGGTGAGCTACTCAGGTTGCTCGCAACTCATCCGGAGGTCGAGGTGACGTACGTAACATCCAGGGAGTACGCAGGTAAACCCGTGCACTACGCCCACTTCAACCTCAGGGGATACTATAGGGGGTTGAGGTTCAGCGAGTTTAAGGTCGATGATGTAGTGAGTAGGTGTGACGCGGTGTTCCTATCATTGCCTCATGGCGTCTCAGTGAGCTACGTGCCTGAGCTGGTTGAGGCGGGTCTGAAGGTAGTTGATTTGAGTGCGGACTTCAGGTTGAAGGAGCCCGAACTCTACGAGATGTGGTACGGCTTCAGACACCCGTACCCAGATCTTCTTAAGAGGGCTGTGTACGGTCTGCCCGAGTTGCACAGGGACGAGTTAAGGAACGCCGACCTAGTAGCGTCACCAGGATGTAACGCTACTGCCGTAATATTGTCATTGATGCCCATTGCCAGGGCAGGTGTTGGAGATCTGAGTAGAGTCGTCGCCGATGTCAAGGTCGGTAGCAGTGAGGGTGGCTCCAGGTCTTCCCCTAGTTCGCATCACCCTGAGAGAGAAGGTGCTGTAAGGCCTTATGATGCTGAGGGTCACAGGCACGTGGCTGAGGTCGAGCAGGAAATCGCTCGACTCGCGGGCTGTGGGGTCGGGATCTCCTTGGTGCCTCACTCAGTGAGTAGTGTTAGAGGGGTTTTGACATCCACACACGTGTGGCTCGGCAAGGACATTGATGACGTGGAGATCATGAAGCTCTACATGCAGGCGTTCTCTAAAGAGCCCTTCGTCAGGTTCATTAGAACCGTGCCTCCCGGCTACCCGGACCCGAAGTACGTGGTAGGCAGCAACTACGTGGACTTAAGCTACGCCGTGGAAAGGAGGTTGGGGAGACTGACCTCCTTCGCGGCTCTGGACAACCTGGTTAAAGGGGCTGCAGGTCAGGCGATACAGGCGTTCAACGTAGTCATGGGTTTCGACGAGACTCTGGGACTCAGGCACCCACCACTCAAGCCTTAG
- a CDS encoding [LysW]-aminoadipate/[LysW]-glutamate kinase, producing the protein MVYVVKVGGKVIDGNLHGVLESVSREARHSQIVLVHGGGNVVTEYCRRVGVEPKFVVSPEGIRSRYTDKDELEVFIMVMAGKLNKEMVSGLIARGVKAVGTSGVDGPTLIAERKKRIVVVDERGRKRVIDGGYTGSIIGVNTKFIEWLLSSGYTIVMTPVAIDGEGNMLNVDADQVACKVATSIKADKLMILTDVPGVLLGDEVIGNVKVSEIEDILPKVGAGMNRKLMEAVNALAGGVKEVVISSGLAEDPLKRALDGKGTVLTP; encoded by the coding sequence ATGGTGTACGTCGTTAAGGTTGGTGGTAAGGTGATTGACGGAAACCTGCACGGAGTTCTAGAGAGTGTCAGCAGGGAAGCCAGGCACAGTCAGATAGTGTTGGTTCACGGAGGCGGCAACGTGGTCACCGAGTACTGCAGGAGGGTCGGCGTAGAGCCCAAGTTTGTGGTGTCGCCTGAGGGCATCAGGAGCCGGTACACTGATAAGGACGAACTCGAGGTCTTCATAATGGTGATGGCTGGCAAGCTTAACAAGGAGATGGTCTCTGGTCTCATAGCAAGAGGGGTCAAGGCTGTGGGCACATCAGGCGTCGATGGGCCAACACTGATCGCGGAGAGGAAGAAGAGGATCGTGGTCGTGGACGAGAGAGGCAGGAAGAGGGTTATAGACGGTGGGTACACAGGAAGTATAATAGGTGTCAACACGAAGTTCATAGAGTGGCTACTCAGTAGCGGCTACACGATCGTCATGACTCCCGTAGCAATCGATGGTGAGGGCAACATGCTGAACGTCGATGCCGATCAGGTAGCTTGCAAGGTGGCCACATCCATTAAGGCGGACAAGTTGATGATACTGACTGACGTGCCCGGCGTTCTCTTAGGCGATGAGGTGATAGGGAACGTGAAGGTCAGTGAGATTGAGGACATACTACCTAAGGTAGGTGCTGGCATGAACAGGAAGTTGATGGAGGCTGTTAACGCGCTGGCGGGTGGTGTTAAGGAGGTAGTAATATCTTCAGGATTGGCGGAGGACCCGCTCAAGCGCGCGCTAGACGGTAAGGGAACGGTGTTAACTCCTTGA
- the lysM gene encoding HTH-type transcriptional regulator LysM, whose product MRSVFLDETDLKILSVLRMNSRTSYAEMAKELGLSESAIRKRIRRLTRLGVIRRFTIDYSISSEVRALILVKTQPPTPVPEVARNLMKVTCTDRVYEVTGEYDIVVASITTDIPSLNKCIDEIRSAKGVTSTNSMVVLKMWP is encoded by the coding sequence TTGAGGTCAGTTTTCCTGGATGAGACGGATCTGAAGATACTCAGCGTACTCAGGATGAACTCCAGAACATCGTATGCAGAGATGGCTAAGGAGCTGGGGCTGAGTGAGTCGGCAATACGTAAGAGGATCAGGAGACTGACTAGACTTGGAGTCATAAGGAGGTTCACCATAGACTACAGCATATCCAGTGAGGTTAGGGCGTTAATTCTTGTTAAGACGCAACCGCCAACGCCGGTGCCGGAGGTCGCTAGGAACTTAATGAAAGTCACATGTACGGATAGGGTTTACGAGGTGACTGGCGAATACGACATAGTGGTCGCGAGCATAACCACGGACATCCCAAGCCTGAATAAGTGCATAGACGAAATCAGGTCAGCTAAGGGAGTGACCTCAACTAATTCTATGGTGGTTCTGAAGATGTGGCCGTAA
- a CDS encoding thiamine pyrophosphate-binding protein has translation MNGAKALLEMLRGYDVKHVFGLPGETTLPLYAEWVKFPEIKHVMFRDERNACFAADGYARASYKPGVCEAPSVGATHVIPAVVEAYKSSLPMIFITTDTPLYLEKRNVLTGFDQTSLFSGLTKESLTVLRAQDIPFMVRRAFRVATTGKPGPVHLRVPLNVLEEGADSPDLYVQREFSRYPGHRYTAGEDIIARAVDLLLTAERPVIVCGQGALYSQAWDELVELAEMLDIPVGSTMTGKGCFPENHPLSIGVVGARGGTSFSNEVLRRADVVFYVGCNTDQAVTDAWTLPPSEAKIIHLDISEAEVGNTLRTAVMLVGDAKSTLGKMIEVLRVKNLKKGPERVKEIEDGRRSYEEKLRTYTLHSEYPINPVAFVKILEQVLAGDYIIVCDPGVSAIYTAAFFKVKSAGRRMIFNYSMGALGYALPASVGAAFAKPDATVIALIGDGSFGFTAGELETLSRLGVNVKVVIFNNQSFGWIRASILFRYGPKYFATEFKPVDYVKIAEGFGLNALRVEGPEEVEAKLRELMKVEGPALMDLPVLPEDKLVPPVSSWASKAEKQGIRCIY, from the coding sequence TTGAATGGAGCTAAAGCACTCCTGGAGATGCTCAGAGGGTATGACGTTAAGCACGTCTTCGGCCTTCCAGGTGAGACCACTCTCCCGCTTTATGCTGAGTGGGTGAAGTTCCCTGAGATCAAACACGTTATGTTCAGGGATGAGAGGAACGCGTGCTTCGCGGCAGACGGCTATGCCAGAGCGTCCTACAAGCCGGGTGTGTGTGAAGCACCGAGCGTTGGTGCAACCCACGTCATACCGGCGGTGGTCGAGGCGTATAAGTCATCACTACCGATGATTTTCATAACTACCGACACTCCCCTCTACTTGGAGAAGAGGAACGTGCTAACAGGCTTCGACCAGACATCCCTGTTCAGCGGTCTTACTAAGGAATCGCTGACGGTCCTGAGGGCTCAGGACATCCCCTTCATGGTCAGGAGGGCCTTCAGGGTCGCCACGACAGGGAAGCCAGGACCCGTCCACCTCAGAGTCCCGCTGAACGTTCTTGAGGAGGGGGCGGATTCCCCCGACCTTTACGTCCAGAGGGAATTCTCTAGATATCCTGGCCACAGATACACTGCCGGGGAAGACATCATAGCTAGGGCCGTTGACCTGCTCCTCACTGCCGAACGTCCTGTGATCGTGTGCGGTCAGGGAGCTCTTTACTCCCAAGCATGGGATGAGTTAGTCGAGCTGGCGGAGATGCTCGATATCCCGGTCGGCAGTACCATGACAGGCAAGGGTTGCTTCCCTGAAAACCACCCGCTCTCCATAGGGGTTGTAGGCGCTAGAGGAGGGACTAGTTTCTCCAACGAAGTGTTGAGAAGAGCTGACGTCGTCTTCTATGTCGGGTGCAATACTGACCAGGCAGTAACAGATGCCTGGACTCTACCGCCTTCGGAAGCTAAGATAATACACCTGGACATAAGTGAGGCTGAAGTTGGTAACACGCTGCGAACTGCAGTAATGCTGGTGGGCGACGCTAAGAGCACCCTAGGGAAAATGATTGAGGTGCTAAGGGTTAAGAATCTCAAAAAGGGTCCTGAGAGAGTTAAGGAAATAGAGGATGGGAGGAGATCCTACGAGGAGAAATTACGCACGTACACCCTGCATTCCGAGTACCCTATAAACCCGGTAGCGTTCGTGAAGATCTTAGAACAAGTCCTGGCCGGAGATTACATCATAGTCTGCGACCCTGGAGTGAGTGCAATATATACAGCAGCGTTCTTCAAGGTTAAGAGCGCGGGCAGGAGGATGATCTTTAACTACTCCATGGGGGCTCTCGGTTACGCCCTACCAGCGTCTGTCGGGGCGGCCTTCGCCAAACCTGATGCGACGGTAATTGCGTTGATCGGTGACGGAAGCTTCGGCTTCACCGCGGGCGAATTGGAGACCCTGTCTAGGCTGGGCGTTAACGTCAAGGTAGTCATCTTCAACAATCAGAGCTTCGGATGGATAAGAGCTTCCATACTTTTCCGATACGGCCCTAAGTACTTCGCGACGGAGTTCAAGCCTGTTGACTATGTAAAGATAGCTGAGGGGTTTGGGCTCAACGCCCTCCGAGTGGAGGGACCTGAAGAGGTGGAGGCTAAGCTTAGGGAGTTAATGAAGGTTGAGGGACCTGCGTTAATGGATCTACCGGTCCTACCGGAGGATAAGTTAGTGCCGCCGGTATCTAGCTGGGCGTCTAAAGCCGAGAAGCAGGGGATAAGATGCATTTACTGA
- a CDS encoding tripartite tricarboxylate transporter permease — protein MPMLTFGMPGDSVTAVILGAFLIHGLIPGPTLFSEQMHMVLPMLAAFPIAFILCYITTPIFGPFVGKVIGVRKAFLYPFIMLVSLTGLWVMTYSPTQLTLCVVLEVVAYLIERGRLHNIVLHGIHASASV, from the coding sequence ATACCCATGCTGACGTTCGGGATGCCTGGGGATTCAGTAACTGCGGTGATACTGGGGGCATTCCTAATACACGGGCTCATCCCAGGCCCCACGCTGTTCTCTGAGCAGATGCATATGGTGTTACCTATGCTTGCCGCATTCCCGATAGCTTTCATCCTCTGCTACATAACCACGCCGATCTTCGGCCCCTTCGTCGGCAAGGTAATAGGGGTGAGGAAGGCTTTCCTATATCCATTCATCATGTTGGTATCGTTAACCGGTTTGTGGGTAATGACATACTCACCCACGCAACTGACGTTATGCGTTGTTTTAGAGGTAGTAGCATACCTGATTGAGAGGGGGCGCCTCCACAATATCGTTCTTCATGGGATACATGCTAGTGCCTCAGTTTGA